The following proteins are encoded in a genomic region of Bernardetia sp. MNP-M8:
- a CDS encoding BspA family leucine-rich repeat surface protein, protein MNNLLLSFLGKKKAALVFTSLLFLTLFFVGFATNSAYSQAFRTTWVTDDGTITIPTTGTGYNYDITWTNLTNTGVNEGSATGRTGNYTITGLENNSTYEIAISGDFPRIYMNDGSETFKLKTIEEWGDIIWASMESSFLRCRNLTHNATDIPDLSRVTDMNAMFAGCSSFNGDIRNWNTQNVTDMSAMFAGCSSFNGDIGNWNTQNVTDMSGLFSYAISFNQPIGNWNTENVIDMSSMFYNTDNFNQPIGNWNTENVTDMSFMFSFATSFNQDIGNWNTQNVTNMTEMFSLATSFNQDIGNWNTENVTDMSIMFNRATSFNQDIGNWNTQNVTNMSSMFSVATSFNQDIGNWNTQNVTDMSSMFVRATSFNQDIGNWNTQNVIDMIEMFALATNFNQDIGNWNTQNVTGMSIMFALATNFNQDIGNWNTDAVTDMNYMFSDATNFNQNLGNWNISNVTNMSNMLDNSGLNTANYDATLIGWAAQNVKPNINLGAAGLTYCAGQAARNTLTSAPNNWTITGDVLMCPTPEINLQGNGIDIASNDITPNINDNTDFGNVATSRLITYTIQNTGTGDLTISSIVISGANASEFVLNPLTFPLTIVAGNTANFDIIFTPTGSGTKTATITVNNTDSDEGTYNFAIKGTSPTSVPNDFFVKTTGGDDTNGGTSFTDAFATLEKALSIANFGDKIYVAKGIYNPTRQVDVNMVAGADIHKVTFQIPDGVEVYGGFAGNEIEITQTVLDARNFITNTTILSGDLSRNDAVTGTFPNLVYENYTDNAYHIVYTKNVSSATKVDGFTVKGGNGISGTGWYNDGSGLGNSSNPTLKNIIFSQNNSIAVGGAMYNHGYQGVSSPHLTNCFFFQNKSSVGGAMHNNGSFIGSVSIPTLTNCSFSQNYASHSGSAIYNDGYSDGTSGVNLTNCSFSQNHGEYRKGAIFFAATEGNTFAQIINTIFDKNDVHIAYDGVDANQDIKFINCTFTGATEAAIEIDRWSSSNIPINFSNCIFWNNTAMKIGGGGTATLAVTYSIIENNTYTGIGNINQNPLFVNTTTGDLRLQDGSPALDMGSNAAINSTGVTIDLAGNARIQGTTVDMGAYEKAINLSEINLQGNGIDIANNDITPNINDNTDFGNILACNSNTIVKTFTIQNTGTAPLTVSNLIITGTNASDFALSGLPSFPFDIAANNSQTFTITFNSVTGTRTANIEITNSDTDENPYTFAIQAIGTADTQDPITPTLSDITAQCEVTSITVPTTTDNCAGTITGTTAQTFPITTQGTTVVTWTFDDGNGNISTANQNVIITDTQLPTITAPSNVTANTDLGICTASNVTLGTPTGTDNCTTPTFTNDAPSVFPIGTTTVIWTADDGNGNTVTANQTVTISDAKEINLVGNGISIADGTTTTSTTDNTDFGNVGTSRTITYTLENTGTENITITSITSNNTDFVVSTIPTTVLAGSTSTFDVTFSAANLGLSSAIITINNTDCDESVYDFAVQATKINVTPPPPPAPIEANLKLNAVAVSSTQINLDWTLNTQATSYLLYRNERFVEQISSTTDTYFDENLTPDTFYQYKLMAVINSINSLPSADNEWTLPEQPILVSLGSVCGNGGKPNIKLTATGSIYRVYNQLTNGTLLLESFDDNFELPFTNQDTIFYVSVVGNSRKESERLPVNVEIQTPFESVILGENTQSSCTNSLLLEAKLVENADSYTWFRNGVRVNTGRELIASFSGNYQLRTTKGNCSYMSEEIKVLLNQSPKAQIEQNQTTIFCANGILNAIQTSQNDMLNATYQWKFNNSVVGNNPNLEISEEGIYLLIVSTATCIDSTSIEVIITEKPQIPILAVTKDSICKNNETTISVENIENGITYQWFRNGRNLYQNASSITTNQKGEYQVRAISIQNGSCNSVSNSIQISHFADFVVYLRKNQNRESIFVETANSQSQITNVEWYFEGELNPQLGNNIEITPTEKGYYSAKVTNQNGCIFQTRVAYFSPKIITGEQDLKVGTFKIYPNPSNGIFKVQFETALSENTEVTIFDGIGRKIHTQTFEKGNQEFVIDVKNQSKGMYLINFNQNDKVYSKQIIIE, encoded by the coding sequence ATGAATAATTTACTGCTCTCATTTTTGGGTAAGAAAAAAGCAGCCCTAGTTTTTACTTCTCTACTTTTTCTTACTTTATTCTTTGTTGGCTTTGCTACAAACTCAGCATATAGCCAAGCATTCCGTACCACTTGGGTAACTGATGATGGAACAATTACAATTCCTACAACTGGAACAGGATATAATTATGATATTACTTGGACAAATCTAACCAATACAGGAGTAAATGAAGGCTCTGCAACAGGGAGAACAGGAAATTATACCATTACAGGATTAGAAAATAATAGCACGTATGAGATAGCTATTAGTGGAGATTTTCCTCGTATTTATATGAACGATGGCAGTGAGACTTTCAAGCTAAAAACTATTGAAGAATGGGGAGATATTATTTGGGCTTCCATGGAAAGTTCTTTTTTGCGTTGTAGAAATCTTACTCACAACGCTACTGACATACCTGATTTAAGTAGAGTGACAGATATGAATGCTATGTTTGCTGGTTGTAGTAGTTTTAATGGAGATATTAGAAACTGGAATACACAGAATGTTACTGATATGAGTGCTATGTTTGCTGGTTGTAGTAGTTTTAATGGAGATATTGGAAACTGGAATACGCAGAATGTTACTGATATGAGTGGGTTATTTTCTTATGCAATATCCTTCAATCAACCCATTGGCAACTGGAATACAGAGAATGTTATTGATATGAGTTCTATGTTTTATAATACAGATAATTTCAATCAACCTATTGGGAACTGGAATACAGAGAATGTTACTGATATGAGTTTTATGTTTTCTTTTGCTACTTCTTTCAACCAAGATATTGGAAACTGGAATACGCAGAATGTTACAAATATGACTGAAATGTTTAGTCTGGCTACTTCTTTTAACCAAGATATTGGGAACTGGAATACAGAGAATGTTACAGATATGAGTATAATGTTTAATCGTGCTACTTCTTTCAATCAAGATATTGGTAACTGGAATACACAGAATGTTACAAATATGAGTTCTATGTTTTCTGTTGCTACTTCTTTCAATCAAGATATTGGTAACTGGAATACGCAGAATGTTACCGATATGAGTTCTATGTTTGTTCGTGCTACTTCTTTCAATCAAGATATTGGAAACTGGAACACACAGAACGTTATTGATATGATTGAAATGTTTGCTCTAGCCACTAATTTCAACCAAGATATTGGAAACTGGAATACACAGAATGTTACAGGTATGAGTATAATGTTTGCTCTAGCTACTAATTTCAACCAAGATATTGGAAACTGGAATACGGATGCAGTAACAGATATGAATTATATGTTTTCTGACGCAACTAATTTCAATCAAAATCTTGGAAACTGGAATATTAGTAATGTTACAAATATGAGCAATATGCTAGATAATTCAGGTCTAAACACAGCCAATTACGATGCAACACTTATAGGATGGGCAGCTCAAAATGTAAAACCAAACATAAACTTAGGAGCAGCAGGACTTACCTATTGTGCAGGACAAGCAGCAAGAAATACACTTACTTCTGCACCAAATAACTGGACTATTACAGGAGATGTCCTTATGTGTCCTACGCCAGAAATAAATCTACAAGGAAACGGAATTGATATTGCAAGTAATGATATTACACCAAATATCAATGACAATACAGATTTTGGAAATGTAGCTACTTCTAGACTTATTACTTATACCATTCAGAATACAGGAACAGGAGACTTAACCATTTCTTCTATTGTTATAAGTGGTGCAAATGCTAGTGAATTTGTACTAAATCCTCTTACTTTTCCTCTTACCATTGTAGCAGGAAATACAGCTAATTTTGATATTATTTTTACCCCTACTGGTTCAGGAACAAAAACTGCAACTATTACTGTTAATAATACTGATTCTGATGAAGGTACTTATAACTTTGCTATTAAAGGAACAAGTCCTACTAGTGTACCAAATGATTTTTTTGTAAAAACTACAGGAGGAGATGATACAAATGGAGGAACGAGTTTTACCGATGCGTTTGCTACCCTAGAAAAAGCATTATCAATAGCTAATTTTGGAGATAAAATCTATGTCGCAAAAGGTATTTATAACCCTACTAGGCAGGTTGATGTTAACATGGTCGCTGGGGCAGATATTCATAAAGTTACCTTTCAAATTCCAGATGGAGTAGAAGTCTATGGAGGTTTTGCAGGTAATGAAATAGAAATTACACAAACTGTTTTAGATGCTCGTAACTTCATTACCAATACTACTATTTTGAGTGGAGATTTAAGTAGAAATGATGCTGTTACAGGTACTTTTCCTAATTTGGTATATGAAAACTATACAGATAATGCTTACCACATAGTTTATACAAAAAATGTTTCTTCTGCCACAAAAGTAGATGGATTTACTGTTAAAGGTGGGAATGGGATAAGTGGTACAGGCTGGTACAATGATGGAAGTGGTTTAGGAAATAGCTCTAACCCAACATTAAAGAATATTATTTTTTCTCAAAATAATAGTATAGCAGTAGGAGGAGCAATGTATAACCATGGATATCAAGGTGTTAGTAGTCCACATCTAACCAACTGCTTTTTCTTTCAAAATAAGTCTTCTGTTGGAGGAGCAATGCATAATAATGGGTCATTTATTGGTAGTGTCAGTATCCCAACTCTAACAAACTGTTCATTCTCTCAAAATTACGCATCACATTCTGGAAGTGCAATATATAATGATGGATATTCTGATGGTACTAGTGGTGTAAATCTAACAAACTGTTCATTCTCTCAAAATCATGGGGAATACCGTAAAGGAGCAATTTTCTTTGCTGCAACAGAAGGAAATACGTTTGCTCAAATAATAAATACTATTTTTGATAAAAACGATGTACACATAGCATATGATGGTGTAGATGCAAATCAAGATATTAAATTTATTAACTGTACTTTTACAGGAGCAACAGAAGCTGCTATAGAAATTGATCGATGGAGTTCAAGCAATATACCTATTAATTTTAGTAACTGTATTTTTTGGAATAATACAGCTATGAAAATTGGAGGAGGAGGAACAGCTACATTAGCAGTAACATACAGCATTATAGAAAATAATACTTACACAGGTATAGGAAATATAAACCAAAACCCACTATTTGTAAATACAACTACTGGAGATTTGCGTCTTCAAGATGGTTCTCCTGCTCTTGATATGGGAAGTAATGCAGCTATAAACTCTACTGGTGTTACTATAGATTTGGCTGGAAATGCTCGTATTCAAGGTACTACTGTAGATATGGGAGCGTATGAAAAAGCCATAAATTTATCAGAAATAAATCTACAAGGAAACGGAATTGATATTGCAAATAATGATATTACACCAAATATCAATGACAATACAGATTTTGGAAATATTCTAGCTTGTAATTCAAATACAATAGTCAAAACATTTACTATCCAAAATACAGGAACTGCTCCTTTAACAGTTAGCAACTTAATTATTACTGGAACAAATGCTTCTGATTTTGCTTTAAGTGGATTGCCTTCTTTTCCTTTTGATATTGCAGCAAATAATAGTCAAACTTTTACAATTACATTTAATTCTGTAACAGGAACTCGCACAGCAAACATCGAAATTACAAATAGTGATACTGATGAAAATCCTTATACCTTTGCAATACAAGCAATAGGAACAGCCGATACACAAGACCCAATTACTCCAACTTTATCAGATATTACTGCACAATGTGAAGTTACTTCTATTACTGTTCCAACTACAACAGATAACTGTGCAGGAACAATTACAGGAACAACAGCGCAAACATTCCCAATCACAACACAAGGAACAACAGTTGTAACTTGGACTTTTGATGATGGAAATGGAAATATAAGTACAGCAAATCAAAATGTAATTATCACAGATACACAACTTCCAACTATTACAGCACCATCAAATGTTACAGCAAATACAGATTTAGGAATTTGTACAGCTTCAAACGTAACTTTAGGTACTCCAACAGGAACAGATAATTGTACAACACCTACATTTACAAATGATGCTCCTTCTGTTTTTCCTATCGGAACGACAACCGTAATTTGGACAGCAGATGACGGAAATGGAAATACAGTAACAGCAAATCAAACTGTAACTATTTCAGATGCAAAAGAAATCAATCTTGTAGGAAATGGAATTTCTATTGCAGACGGAACGACTACAACATCAACAACTGACAATACAGATTTTGGCAATGTTGGTACTTCTAGGACAATCACTTATACACTAGAAAACACAGGGACAGAAAATATAACTATTACTTCTATTACCAGTAATAATACAGATTTTGTAGTATCTACAATTCCTACTACGGTTTTAGCAGGTTCTACTTCTACATTTGATGTTACTTTTTCTGCTGCTAATTTGGGACTGTCTTCTGCAATTATTACTATAAATAATACTGATTGTGATGAGTCTGTTTATGACTTTGCCGTTCAAGCAACAAAAATAAATGTAACTCCACCACCACCTCCAGCACCAATAGAAGCAAATCTAAAATTAAATGCTGTTGCCGTTTCTAGCACACAAATAAATTTGGATTGGACTCTTAATACACAAGCTACTTCTTATTTGTTATATAGAAATGAACGTTTTGTAGAACAAATTTCATCAACTACCGATACCTATTTTGATGAAAATCTAACGCCAGATACATTCTATCAATACAAACTCATGGCAGTAATTAATTCTATAAATTCTTTACCTTCTGCTGATAATGAATGGACATTACCAGAGCAACCTATCTTAGTTTCTCTTGGTTCTGTTTGTGGAAATGGTGGTAAACCCAATATAAAACTAACAGCCACAGGAAGTATTTATAGAGTTTATAATCAACTAACAAATGGCACTTTGCTTTTAGAAAGCTTTGATGATAATTTTGAGTTACCTTTTACAAATCAAGATACTATTTTTTATGTTTCTGTTGTAGGAAATAGTAGAAAAGAAAGTGAAAGACTTCCTGTAAATGTAGAGATACAAACTCCTTTTGAGTCTGTTATCTTGGGAGAGAATACTCAAAGTAGTTGTACTAACTCTCTGCTTTTAGAAGCTAAATTAGTGGAAAATGCTGATTCTTACACATGGTTTAGAAATGGAGTGCGAGTAAATACAGGAAGAGAATTAATAGCTTCTTTTTCAGGAAATTATCAATTACGCACCACAAAAGGGAATTGTAGCTATATGTCGGAAGAAATAAAAGTTCTTTTGAATCAAAGTCCTAAAGCACAAATTGAGCAAAATCAAACAACTATTTTTTGTGCTAATGGAATTCTAAATGCTATCCAAACTTCTCAAAATGATATGTTAAATGCTACTTATCAATGGAAATTTAATAATTCAGTTGTAGGAAACAATCCTAATTTAGAGATTTCAGAAGAAGGAATCTATTTACTTATTGTTAGTACAGCAACTTGTATAGATAGCACTTCAATTGAAGTAATCATTACAGAAAAACCACAAATTCCAATTCTAGCAGTTACAAAAGACAGTATTTGTAAAAATAATGAAACTACAATTTCTGTTGAAAATATAGAAAATGGAATTACTTATCAATGGTTTAGAAATGGCAGAAACTTATATCAAAATGCTTCTTCTATCACTACAAATCAAAAAGGAGAATATCAAGTACGAGCAATTTCTATTCAAAATGGTTCTTGCAATTCGGTTTCTAATTCCATTCAAATCAGTCATTTTGCCGATTTTGTTGTCTATCTAAGAAAAAATCAAAACAGAGAATCTATTTTTGTAGAAACAGCAAACTCTCAAAGTCAAATTACAAATGTAGAATGGTATTTTGAAGGAGAATTAAACCCTCAATTAGGCAATAACATAGAAATTACACCAACAGAGAAAGGGTATTATTCTGCAAAAGTAACCAATCAAAACGGATGTATTTTCCAAACAAGAGTAGCTTACTTTTCTCCCAAAATCATTACAGGAGAACAAGACCTAAAAGTAGGTACTTTTAAAATCTATCCAAATCCTAGTAATGGAATATTCAAAGTTCAGTTTGAAACTGCTTTATCAGAAAATACAGAAGTAACTATTTTTGATGGAATTGGCAGAAAAATACATACACAAACTTTTGAAAAAGGAAATCAAGAATTTGTAATTGACGTAAAAAATCAATCGAAAGGAATGTATTTGATTAATTTCAACCAAAATGATAAAGTTTATTCGAAGCAGATTATTATTGAGTAA
- a CDS encoding YebC/PmpR family DNA-binding transcriptional regulator: protein MGRAFEYRKKAKFARWGAMARNFTKVGREIAIAVKEGGADPDTNPRLRTAMQNAKGFNMPKDRVEAAIKRASSKEDGDFEEIVYEGYAMHGIPVVVECATNNSNRTVAMVRMHFNRCGGALGKTGSLEFMFDRTGVFEIEADKVDMDELELDFIDAGAEDISTETIEVEEGVEQEIIVIHTKFEDFGQMQKFLDEKGIEPKKSNIQRIPKTTQKLNDEQEEEVMKLIDRLEEEDDVQEVYHNLE, encoded by the coding sequence ATGGGAAGAGCATTTGAATATCGCAAAAAAGCCAAATTTGCACGTTGGGGCGCAATGGCTCGTAACTTTACAAAAGTAGGAAGAGAAATTGCCATTGCAGTAAAAGAGGGAGGAGCAGACCCAGACACAAATCCACGCCTAAGAACGGCAATGCAAAATGCAAAAGGCTTCAATATGCCAAAAGATAGAGTAGAAGCTGCTATTAAAAGAGCTTCCTCAAAAGAAGATGGCGATTTTGAAGAAATTGTATATGAAGGTTATGCTATGCACGGAATTCCTGTAGTGGTAGAATGTGCTACCAACAACTCAAACAGAACAGTTGCTATGGTAAGAATGCACTTCAATCGTTGTGGAGGAGCTTTAGGAAAAACAGGCTCATTAGAATTTATGTTCGATAGAACTGGAGTTTTCGAAATTGAAGCCGACAAAGTAGATATGGATGAGCTAGAACTTGACTTCATTGATGCAGGTGCAGAAGACATCTCAACAGAAACTATCGAAGTAGAAGAAGGCGTAGAACAAGAAATTATTGTTATTCATACCAAATTTGAAGACTTTGGACAGATGCAAAAATTCTTAGATGAAAAAGGCATTGAACCAAAAAAATCAAATATCCAGCGTATTCCAAAAACAACTCAAAAACTTAATGATGAGCAAGAAGAAGAAGTAATGAAACTTATAGACAGATTAGAAGAGGAAGATGATGTTCAAGAAGTATATCATAATTTGGAATAA